The Chryseobacterium geocarposphaerae genome window below encodes:
- a CDS encoding ArsR/SmtB family transcription factor: MNLRRDVFQAIADPTRRSILMLVATQSMTAGAIASNFDTARPTVSKHLQILTECELLRSEQNGREIIYHLSPAKMKEIADFIEPFRKMWDDRFNKLEDLMKSYQSKK, encoded by the coding sequence ATGAATTTAAGACGAGATGTATTTCAGGCCATTGCAGATCCTACCAGAAGATCCATATTGATGTTGGTTGCCACTCAATCTATGACAGCTGGTGCAATTGCTTCGAATTTTGATACTGCAAGACCTACTGTTTCAAAACATCTTCAAATCCTTACAGAATGTGAATTATTAAGATCTGAACAAAACGGCCGTGAGATTATCTACCATTTAAGCCCTGCAAAAATGAAAGAAATTGCAGACTTTATCGAGCCCTTCCGCAAAATGTGGGACGACAGATTTAACAAGCTTGAAGACCTGATGAAAAGTTACCAATCAAAAAAATAG
- a CDS encoding SRPBCC family protein produces the protein MELRTKIHAEDGKQEIFITREFDLPVELLFKAYTEAELFEQWMGTKVTKFENKQHGSYRFETSNPQGDVVFSANGTIHEIIQNEKIIRTFQMENTPFPVQLEFLEFEKITDDISKITIQTIYKSVDFRDQMLKLPFAQGINMAHNRLQELFK, from the coding sequence ATGGAACTGAGAACCAAAATACACGCCGAAGATGGAAAACAGGAAATCTTCATCACCAGAGAATTTGACCTGCCCGTTGAATTATTGTTCAAAGCTTATACAGAAGCTGAACTTTTTGAACAATGGATGGGAACAAAGGTGACAAAATTTGAAAATAAACAACACGGAAGCTACCGTTTTGAGACCTCAAATCCTCAAGGCGACGTAGTTTTCAGCGCCAATGGAACCATTCATGAAATTATTCAGAATGAGAAAATTATAAGAACTTTTCAAATGGAAAATACGCCTTTTCCAGTTCAGCTTGAATTTTTAGAATTTGAAAAAATTACGGATGATATCAGCAAAATAACCATTCAGACGATTTATAAATCAGTGGATTTCAGAGATCAGATGTTGAAATTACCTTTCGCACAAGGCATCAATATGGCCCATAACCGTCTGCAAGAATTATTTAAATAA
- a CDS encoding YdeI/OmpD-associated family protein, producing MNPKVDFFFDKATQWQKEFEKLRAIALETELVEDLKWGCPCYTYEGKNIFLIHGFKEYCALLFFKGALMKDPENILIQQTENVQAARQIRFTNLQQIIDLKEVIKSYLFEAVEIEESGAKVEMKKTKEFEMPEEFQQKLNENSALKEAFEALTPGRQRAYLLYFSSAKQSKTRAARIEKYIPEILNGNGLND from the coding sequence ATGAACCCAAAAGTTGATTTCTTCTTTGATAAGGCCACACAATGGCAAAAAGAATTCGAAAAATTAAGAGCAATTGCATTAGAAACCGAGCTTGTAGAAGATTTGAAATGGGGATGTCCATGTTATACTTATGAGGGAAAAAATATATTCTTAATTCACGGTTTTAAAGAATATTGTGCACTACTCTTTTTCAAAGGTGCTTTAATGAAAGATCCTGAAAACATCTTAATCCAACAAACTGAAAACGTGCAGGCTGCAAGACAAATCCGCTTTACTAATTTACAGCAAATTATTGATTTAAAAGAAGTTATTAAATCATATCTATTTGAAGCTGTTGAAATTGAAGAATCAGGTGCAAAAGTCGAGATGAAGAAGACCAAGGAGTTTGAAATGCCTGAAGAATTTCAACAGAAACTGAATGAAAACTCAGCATTAAAAGAAGCTTTTGAAGCTTTAACACCAGGAAGGCAACGTGCTTACCTACTCTATTTTTCTTCCGCCAAACAATCCAAAACCAGAGCAGCCAGAATTGAAAAATACATTCCGGAAATTCTTAATGGAAATGGGTTGAATGATTAA
- a CDS encoding DoxX family protein: METQNKFQKRNKIIYWVFTLWMALGMVSTAIVQLMKNKDELANFTNLGYPSYLMTIIGVWKILGVIAILIPKFPLLKEWAYSGFFFVMSGAVISHIIVNDPVSKTFPAVLLLILVVISWYFRPVDRKISVNH; this comes from the coding sequence ATGGAAACACAAAATAAATTTCAGAAAAGAAATAAAATCATCTATTGGGTTTTTACGCTTTGGATGGCTCTGGGAATGGTTTCAACAGCCATTGTGCAGCTCATGAAAAATAAGGACGAACTAGCCAATTTTACAAATCTGGGCTATCCTTCTTATCTAATGACTATCATTGGAGTATGGAAAATCTTAGGCGTTATTGCAATTTTAATTCCGAAATTTCCTTTATTAAAAGAATGGGCTTACTCAGGGTTTTTCTTTGTAATGTCGGGAGCTGTCATTTCGCATATTATTGTCAATGATCCGGTCAGCAAGACATTTCCTGCAGTTTTATTGCTTATATTAGTTGTTATTTCCTGGTATTTTAGACCTGTCGATAGGAAAATTTCCGTAAATCATTAA
- a CDS encoding DUF4256 domain-containing protein, which translates to MKKKLTSEQAEELLKILKTRFEKNMHRHKNLDWEKIQSKLQKNPDKLWSLNEMEETEGEPDVVGYDKKADEYFFFDCSPESPKRRSLCYDYPAWESRKANKPESNAVDKASEMGIELLTEEQYRQLQELGKFDLKTSSWVKTPVLIRELGGAIFCDRRYNTVFTYHNGADSYYAARGFRGCLKV; encoded by the coding sequence ATGAAAAAGAAACTGACCTCGGAACAAGCCGAAGAACTTTTGAAGATTTTGAAAACCCGTTTTGAGAAAAATATGCATCGTCATAAAAATTTGGATTGGGAAAAAATTCAATCAAAACTGCAGAAAAATCCGGACAAACTTTGGTCTTTAAACGAAATGGAAGAAACCGAAGGTGAACCTGATGTTGTCGGTTATGATAAAAAAGCAGATGAATATTTCTTCTTTGATTGTTCACCAGAAAGCCCTAAACGCAGAAGCCTGTGTTATGATTATCCTGCATGGGAAAGCAGAAAAGCCAACAAACCGGAAAGTAATGCAGTCGATAAAGCTTCTGAAATGGGCATCGAATTGTTAACAGAAGAACAGTACCGTCAGCTTCAGGAATTAGGAAAATTTGATCTGAAAACTTCGAGCTGGGTAAAAACTCCTGTATTAATAAGAGAATTGGGAGGAGCTATTTTCTGTGACCGACGTTACAACACTGTTTTCACCTATCACAACGGAGCTGATTCTTATTATGCAGCCAGGGGTTTCCGGGGATGTTTGAAGGTATAA
- a CDS encoding threonine aldolase family protein: MKFSFKNDYSEGCHSNILKTLLEHNTDQQAGYGEDQYSLQAKELIKQRIKKSDSEIYFVSGGTQANLLVISSVLRPYQCAISASTGHILNNETGAIEATGHKILSIEKEDGKLAPEDIIPVLENHRNIPHQVMPKLVYISNSTELGTIYTLKELENLSKFCRENNLYLFMDGARLGHGLTSEISDLTLEKVAELTDVFYLGGTKNGALIGEAIVINNKELQQDFAFNIKQKGALLAKGRLLGIQFLELMKNDLYFELAKHANQQAMKIKNAMQERGVQFLSDTYTNQIFPILSNDVIQKLSEKFEFYVWKKIDENFSAIRLITSWNTDDEPVNEFIEIIKTEL, translated from the coding sequence ATGAAATTTTCATTCAAAAACGATTATTCGGAAGGTTGCCACTCTAATATTCTAAAGACTCTTTTAGAGCATAATACCGATCAGCAGGCCGGGTATGGAGAAGATCAATATTCTTTACAGGCTAAAGAGCTCATTAAACAAAGAATAAAAAAATCAGATTCAGAGATCTATTTTGTTTCCGGCGGAACTCAGGCCAATTTATTGGTAATTTCTTCCGTTTTAAGACCTTATCAATGTGCTATTTCAGCATCTACAGGACATATTCTCAATAATGAAACCGGAGCTATTGAAGCAACGGGACATAAAATTTTAAGCATAGAAAAGGAGGATGGAAAACTGGCTCCTGAAGATATTATTCCGGTTCTTGAAAACCATAGAAATATTCCGCATCAGGTAATGCCGAAGCTGGTTTATATCTCGAATTCTACGGAGCTGGGAACTATATATACCTTAAAAGAATTAGAAAATCTTTCGAAATTTTGCAGGGAGAATAATTTATATCTTTTTATGGACGGCGCAAGATTGGGACATGGTCTAACTTCCGAAATCAGCGATCTGACATTGGAAAAAGTTGCGGAACTGACTGATGTTTTCTATTTAGGCGGAACTAAAAACGGTGCATTAATTGGAGAGGCAATTGTAATTAATAATAAAGAGCTCCAACAGGATTTTGCTTTTAATATTAAACAAAAAGGAGCTTTATTGGCAAAAGGAAGACTATTAGGAATTCAGTTTTTAGAACTGATGAAAAATGATCTTTATTTTGAGTTGGCAAAGCATGCCAATCAGCAAGCCATGAAAATCAAAAATGCAATGCAGGAAAGGGGAGTACAGTTTTTATCCGACACCTATACCAATCAGATTTTCCCGATTCTAAGTAATGATGTAATTCAAAAGCTCTCAGAGAAATTTGAATTTTATGTCTGGAAGAAAATAGATGAGAATTTTTCGGCTATCCGTCTTATTACTTCCTGGAATACTGATGATGAGCCCGTTAATGAATTTATTGAAATTATTAAAACGGAACTATAA
- a CDS encoding metal-dependent transcriptional regulator: protein MKTTLTEENYLKALFHLVDTESKVTINELSKFLTVKMPSVNNMMKKFAEKGWVIYETYKPLIVTEKGHREAALVVRKHRLTEMFLVKKMNFGWENVHEIAEQLEHVHSTIFFDKMDEILNYPKFDPHGEPIPDKDGNIIAQDLQKLSNCEPGEVVVFTSVTLSDDAFLNYLTERNLLLNKKIKVIKIESFDKSITIEIDGKNEILSRKATDKILVKK from the coding sequence TTGAAAACAACATTAACCGAAGAAAACTATCTGAAAGCATTATTTCATTTGGTTGATACAGAAAGCAAAGTAACGATTAATGAGCTCAGCAAATTCTTAACGGTGAAAATGCCGAGTGTTAACAATATGATGAAGAAGTTTGCTGAAAAGGGCTGGGTAATCTATGAAACCTATAAACCGCTTATCGTTACTGAAAAAGGGCATCGCGAAGCGGCTTTGGTAGTAAGAAAGCACAGGCTCACAGAAATGTTTCTGGTAAAAAAAATGAATTTCGGTTGGGAAAATGTCCATGAGATTGCAGAGCAGTTAGAACACGTACATTCTACTATTTTCTTTGATAAAATGGATGAAATTCTCAATTATCCGAAATTTGACCCTCATGGAGAGCCTATTCCCGATAAAGACGGCAATATCATTGCTCAGGATTTACAAAAATTAAGCAATTGCGAACCTGGAGAAGTGGTCGTTTTTACTTCTGTTACCCTTTCTGACGATGCTTTTCTTAATTATTTAACAGAGAGAAATCTGCTTTTGAATAAAAAGATCAAGGTCATCAAAATTGAAAGTTTCGATAAATCAATTACTATTGAAATTGACGGGAAGAATGAGATTCTAAGCAGAAAAGCTACTGATAAAATATTAGTAAAAAAATAG
- a CDS encoding aminotransferase class V-fold PLP-dependent enzyme, with protein sequence MNIDIIRQDIRGLSDGKMFLNNAGSSLMPRQVVDAMMDYLKQEEQFGGYEVANKNAELLESFYDETAKLINCKSSNIAFATSATDAYTKALSSIIFKEGDVIITTIDDYISNQITFISLQKKLKLKIIRTKNLSDHELDLEDLEELIKKYTPKLVAVTHIPTNSGLIQDVEGVGKICKKYGILYLVDACQSVGQLFVDVEKIGCDFLTATGRKFMRGPRGTGFLYVSDRILEQNYAPLLLDMRGANWTEYDNYELFKTAKRFEHWEVSYASLLGFTEALKYANTIGIHAIEHYNKGLSEKLRENLRDRGFQVWDQGNHLSSIITFCGPDGDLENIQKVLKENNIFFSVTYKNSALIDFTNKNINGIVRLSPHYFNTVEEIEKVSEILNNSLK encoded by the coding sequence ATGAACATAGATATAATAAGACAGGACATCAGAGGATTATCAGACGGGAAAATGTTTCTGAACAATGCAGGTTCTTCATTAATGCCAAGACAGGTTGTAGATGCGATGATGGATTATTTAAAGCAGGAGGAACAATTCGGAGGATATGAAGTAGCCAATAAAAATGCTGAATTATTGGAAAGTTTTTATGATGAAACGGCTAAACTGATTAATTGCAAATCTTCAAATATTGCTTTTGCCACAAGTGCTACAGACGCTTATACAAAGGCATTATCCAGTATCATTTTTAAAGAAGGAGATGTGATCATTACAACGATTGACGATTATATTTCCAATCAGATTACATTTATTTCGCTGCAGAAAAAATTAAAATTAAAAATTATCAGAACAAAAAATCTTTCAGACCATGAACTTGATTTGGAAGATCTGGAAGAATTAATTAAAAAGTATACCCCTAAATTAGTTGCTGTTACTCATATTCCAACAAATTCAGGACTGATTCAGGATGTTGAAGGTGTCGGAAAAATCTGTAAAAAATATGGTATTTTGTATCTTGTTGATGCCTGTCAGTCTGTTGGACAGCTCTTTGTAGATGTTGAAAAGATTGGCTGTGATTTTCTGACGGCAACCGGAAGGAAATTTATGAGAGGACCACGAGGAACAGGATTTTTATATGTTTCGGATAGAATTCTGGAACAGAATTATGCTCCCTTACTCTTAGATATGAGAGGTGCCAACTGGACGGAGTATGATAATTATGAATTATTTAAAACGGCAAAACGATTCGAGCATTGGGAAGTTTCCTATGCATCTTTACTGGGTTTTACTGAAGCTTTAAAATATGCCAATACGATCGGAATACATGCTATTGAACATTATAACAAAGGCTTGTCTGAGAAACTGCGGGAAAATTTGAGAGATCGTGGTTTCCAGGTTTGGGATCAGGGAAATCACCTTAGCAGCATTATTACTTTTTGCGGTCCGGATGGAGACTTAGAAAATATTCAAAAAGTTTTGAAAGAAAATAATATATTCTTTTCAGTGACTTATAAAAATTCAGCTTTAATAGATTTTACCAATAAAAATATTAACGGAATTGTAAGATTGTCACCACATTATTTCAACACGGTTGAAGAAATCGAAAAAGTGTCGGAAATTTTAAATAATAGCTTGAAATAG
- a CDS encoding TssN family type VI secretion system protein, protein MEISSVKGIFLRYILMPLIAVIMMIILGIIRRNKPAIKIKTIIIYVLLCSLCIAVPGFFGFAGNTFNPYWYLIAQIIYLILGIIHVNLLDRYFKKHIDSLSMSILFESVLSLTCIVFGGYLFTLIFSWMSKGTGYPVMAATSVFIFLVPLVFHYCYVQFISIPVDIYKTWRYSPDQKLPDFEGADFDRLMVLNVELSKNLEESNRFRIKAKTLPTGVTFGDWFYRVVDDYNHKNPGSIIHLSDSEQQPYYWIFYTKKSFFSFRKYINFDQDISANSISENEVVICKRVIQHEEEGIAKKS, encoded by the coding sequence ATGGAAATCTCTTCAGTAAAAGGTATATTTTTAAGATATATTTTGATGCCTTTGATTGCAGTAATCATGATGATTATTTTGGGAATAATCAGAAGAAATAAGCCTGCCATCAAAATAAAGACCATCATTATCTATGTTCTTCTGTGCAGCTTGTGCATAGCAGTGCCCGGTTTTTTTGGTTTTGCCGGAAATACTTTTAATCCTTACTGGTATCTGATTGCTCAGATTATTTATCTTATTTTAGGGATTATCCATGTTAATCTTTTGGACAGATATTTTAAAAAGCATATTGATTCTTTATCTATGAGTATATTGTTTGAATCGGTGCTTTCTTTAACATGTATTGTATTCGGAGGTTATCTTTTTACCTTAATATTCAGCTGGATGAGCAAGGGAACAGGCTATCCTGTAATGGCTGCGACAAGTGTATTTATCTTCCTCGTTCCATTGGTATTTCATTATTGCTATGTTCAGTTTATCAGCATTCCTGTTGATATTTATAAAACCTGGAGATATTCGCCGGATCAGAAACTTCCGGATTTTGAAGGAGCAGACTTTGACAGATTGATGGTCCTGAATGTAGAATTAAGTAAAAATTTAGAAGAGTCCAATCGTTTCAGAATTAAAGCTAAAACCTTACCGACAGGTGTTACTTTCGGTGATTGGTTCTATAGAGTGGTGGATGATTATAACCACAAAAATCCGGGATCCATCATTCATCTTTCGGATAGTGAACAACAGCCTTACTACTGGATTTTTTACACCAAAAAATCATTTTTTAGTTTTAGAAAATATATCAATTTCGATCAGGATATTTCAGCAAATAGCATTTCAGAAAATGAAGTGGTCATTTGCAAAAGAGTAATTCAGCATGAAGAAGAAGGAATTGCTAAAAAATCATAA
- a CDS encoding type VI secretion system baseplate subunit TssG has protein sequence MPKITGNTMYENHIVEMNYNKLQTDFKAEAVAVNLLKYHRAVSNIFIDRLGINDRAYLKDIKGISSHFLGFDEEVFTIETYREGIYDYLPEGLFHPPSLGASRKNIETVVKEIRKQKRVEEDARKFFKPFELEIFFTEISALLKEFDFDISSDTDSLLDTISELWPLIKMLDKQNAYIFIYILPFFHQIRGDKRWFERCMTAFLQIPVEVTFAPNVIDNIEENDDSMLLGNSRLGVTYIPSGSHMDGQRNWVVNIGPIPYSDMKKFIDGSPFRKVLHTLYDYFLPVSVDVKENFITEKQEYSFALEDDERNANRLGYSTFL, from the coding sequence ATGCCCAAAATCACAGGAAATACTATGTATGAGAATCATATTGTAGAAATGAATTACAATAAGCTGCAGACAGATTTCAAAGCTGAAGCTGTGGCCGTTAATCTATTAAAATACCATAGAGCTGTAAGTAACATCTTTATTGACCGACTGGGAATTAATGACAGAGCTTACCTTAAGGACATAAAAGGTATTTCAAGTCATTTTTTAGGTTTTGATGAAGAAGTTTTTACCATAGAGACGTATCGGGAAGGCATTTACGATTATCTTCCTGAAGGATTGTTTCATCCGCCTTCATTGGGAGCTTCCAGAAAAAATATAGAAACCGTTGTTAAAGAAATCCGGAAGCAGAAAAGGGTAGAAGAAGATGCAAGAAAGTTTTTCAAACCATTTGAACTGGAGATTTTCTTTACCGAAATCAGTGCACTGCTAAAGGAATTCGATTTTGATATTTCAAGTGATACTGATTCTTTGCTGGATACTATAAGTGAGCTTTGGCCTTTAATTAAGATGCTTGACAAACAAAATGCCTATATCTTCATCTATATTTTACCGTTTTTTCATCAGATCAGAGGGGATAAAAGATGGTTTGAGAGATGTATGACGGCTTTTCTTCAGATTCCGGTAGAAGTCACTTTTGCTCCGAATGTGATAGACAACATAGAGGAGAATGACGATTCGATGCTGCTTGGAAATTCAAGATTGGGAGTTACTTATATCCCGAGCGGAAGTCATATGGACGGACAAAGAAACTGGGTGGTGAATATCGGACCTATTCCTTACTCCGATATGAAAAAGTTCATAGATGGCAGTCCATTTAGAAAAGTTCTTCATACATTATACGATTACTTTTTACCGGTAAGTGTAGATGTAAAAGAGAATTTCATCACAGAAAAGCAGGAATATTCTTTTGCTCTGGAAGATGATGAAAGAAATGCAAACCGCCTTGGTTACTCCACTTTCCTCTAA
- a CDS encoding S1/P1 nuclease: MKSIYSKILILAFMASSLYSYAWGLTGHRIIAEIAENHLSGKARREIKKIMGRERLAYWANWPDFIKSDTTGAWKQASAWHYVNIDPQTDLKAFEKNLEAQAGPSLYTQVKVLSSQIKDEKTSEKDRKIALIFLIHIMGDLAQPLHVGRAEDLGGNKINVTYFGEKTNLHSVWDGKLVDSQKYSYTEYSKLLDIKSKDEVAKIQAGTVEDWLYDSHQIANKIYAQTPNDSKLAYDYQYKFNDTMERQLLYGGLRLAKFLNDLF; encoded by the coding sequence ATGAAAAGTATTTATTCTAAAATTCTGATTTTAGCTTTCATGGCATCTTCGCTTTATTCATATGCGTGGGGATTGACGGGACACAGAATTATTGCAGAAATCGCAGAAAATCACCTTTCCGGAAAGGCAAGAAGGGAAATTAAAAAAATTATGGGCAGAGAGCGCCTTGCCTATTGGGCAAACTGGCCGGACTTTATTAAATCTGACACGACGGGTGCATGGAAGCAGGCTTCAGCTTGGCATTATGTAAACATCGATCCACAGACAGATCTTAAAGCTTTTGAAAAAAATTTGGAAGCTCAGGCCGGACCAAGTTTATATACTCAGGTAAAAGTGTTATCAAGCCAGATTAAAGATGAAAAAACTTCTGAAAAAGACAGAAAAATTGCTTTAATTTTCCTTATCCATATCATGGGAGATCTGGCACAGCCTTTACACGTAGGAAGAGCTGAAGATTTAGGAGGAAATAAAATAAACGTCACTTATTTTGGAGAAAAAACAAATTTACATTCGGTTTGGGACGGAAAATTGGTAGATTCTCAAAAATACAGCTATACGGAATATTCAAAATTACTGGATATCAAATCTAAGGATGAAGTAGCAAAAATTCAAGCGGGAACTGTGGAAGACTGGTTGTACGATTCTCACCAGATTGCCAATAAAATCTATGCCCAGACTCCTAATGATTCAAAATTGGCATACGATTATCAGTATAAATTCAATGATACAATGGAAAGACAGCTTCTATACGGAGGTTTAAGATTAGCAAAATTCTTGAATGATCTTTTTTAA
- a CDS encoding sigma-70 family RNA polymerase sigma factor: protein MRQLKITKQVTNRETASLDKYLQEIGKVELITADEEVELAQRIRAGDRAALEKLIKANLRFVVSVSKQYQNQGLSLPDLINEGNLGLMKAAKRYDETRGFKFISYAVWWIRQSILQALAEQSRIVRLPLNKIGSINKINKAYAHLEQENERPPSPEELAEVLDMSEEDIKESMKNSGRHLSMDAPLVEGEDSNLYDVLRSGESPSPDKDLMLESLQIEIERALNTLTPREADLVRLYFGLNGKHPMTLEEIGETFDLTRERVRQIKEKAIKRLKHNTRSKILKSYLGK, encoded by the coding sequence ATGAGACAATTAAAAATCACTAAGCAGGTTACCAACAGGGAAACTGCTTCATTAGACAAGTATTTGCAGGAAATTGGTAAAGTTGAACTAATCACTGCGGACGAAGAAGTAGAATTGGCACAAAGAATCCGTGCAGGCGATAGAGCAGCACTTGAAAAATTAATCAAAGCCAACCTTCGTTTCGTGGTTTCGGTTTCTAAACAGTACCAAAATCAGGGTCTTTCTTTACCCGATTTGATTAATGAAGGGAATTTAGGACTTATGAAAGCGGCAAAAAGGTATGATGAAACAAGAGGTTTCAAATTTATCTCTTACGCGGTTTGGTGGATTCGTCAATCAATTTTACAGGCTTTGGCTGAACAGTCAAGAATTGTAAGATTACCATTGAACAAAATCGGATCGATCAACAAGATTAACAAAGCATACGCTCACCTTGAGCAGGAAAATGAAAGACCACCTTCTCCGGAAGAATTGGCTGAAGTTCTTGACATGAGCGAGGAAGATATCAAGGAATCTATGAAAAACTCCGGTAGACACTTGTCTATGGATGCACCTTTAGTAGAAGGTGAAGATTCTAATCTTTATGACGTATTACGTTCTGGAGAATCTCCAAGTCCGGATAAAGATCTAATGCTTGAATCTCTACAAATCGAGATCGAAAGAGCATTGAATACTTTGACTCCAAGAGAGGCTGATTTGGTAAGATTATACTTTGGATTGAACGGAAAACACCCGATGACTTTAGAAGAAATCGGTGAGACTTTCGATCTTACAAGAGAGAGAGTTCGTCAGATCAAGGAAAAAGCGATCAAGAGATTGAAACACAATACCAGAAGTAAGATTCTAAAATCTTATTTAGGTAAATAA